The following are encoded together in the Serratia sp. UGAL515B_01 genome:
- a CDS encoding TolC family outer membrane protein, with protein sequence MLKKTEVCPFKTNTLSNDLRWRKLSLISLALLMMPMLTHADGPPDWNTLSVVESKSKMTADEAVMYAFQRSPEISKALSQINKGKAQVDEVKSAYFPQVGMSASYGRAGEATLGPKLTQLLYDFGKTSNSVDSQQNLTDSYRKELLKNMTSVAANTLLSYSSVKRYSGLIKVAEDSIDSLGQVRDMAKLRVDAGLNPQSDILQAETRIALLKTTLQQYRTQLNTAQANLATLTGQNATDLAELPDNLRQITLKPDAINYSEIASMQSALAKQKAAEASVAQQKAQHLPDISVEAARLRQFDNNDAYWNNQFALSVSVPIYQGGAVSARVNQAEQDVLAARSDVNQVKLTVDQQASAAFANWSGASAREQLSVRQIEIADRTRSLYRDEYKLSQRSLNDLLSVEQDVYQANSGNVLAHFDVQDAAINYAVAIDNLLPLLGVDKTAEKELPSIQ encoded by the coding sequence ATGTTAAAAAAGACAGAAGTTTGTCCGTTTAAAACCAATACACTGTCTAATGACCTTCGCTGGCGAAAACTATCATTAATATCATTAGCCTTGCTGATGATGCCGATGCTAACTCACGCAGATGGGCCGCCAGATTGGAACACGCTCAGCGTAGTAGAAAGCAAAAGCAAGATGACGGCGGATGAGGCTGTGATGTATGCATTCCAACGCAGCCCGGAGATCAGTAAAGCATTGTCACAAATCAACAAAGGCAAAGCTCAGGTCGATGAAGTCAAAAGTGCCTACTTTCCACAGGTTGGCATGAGTGCAAGCTATGGCAGAGCCGGAGAAGCAACCCTTGGGCCGAAGCTGACACAGCTACTCTATGATTTTGGCAAAACAAGCAACTCCGTCGATAGCCAACAGAATTTAACCGACTCCTACCGCAAGGAGTTGCTCAAAAACATGACAAGTGTGGCGGCAAACACATTGTTAAGTTATTCCAGCGTCAAACGTTATTCAGGTTTAATCAAAGTTGCAGAAGACTCTATTGATTCGCTGGGCCAGGTCAGAGATATGGCAAAATTGCGTGTTGATGCAGGGCTTAATCCGCAGTCAGATATCTTGCAAGCAGAAACGCGTATTGCATTGTTAAAAACCACTCTGCAACAGTACCGCACTCAATTGAACACCGCTCAGGCTAATTTGGCAACGTTAACCGGGCAAAATGCTACCGATTTAGCCGAACTGCCAGATAACCTAAGACAGATTACGCTAAAACCTGACGCCATCAACTATAGTGAAATTGCGTCCATGCAATCGGCGTTAGCCAAACAAAAAGCCGCTGAAGCCAGTGTCGCGCAGCAAAAAGCACAGCATCTGCCTGATATTAGTGTAGAAGCTGCACGTTTACGGCAATTCGACAACAATGACGCATACTGGAACAATCAGTTCGCCTTGTCTGTCAGCGTTCCCATCTATCAAGGGGGGGCAGTATCGGCACGAGTCAACCAGGCCGAACAAGATGTACTGGCAGCACGTTCCGATGTTAACCAGGTCAAATTGACCGTTGACCAGCAGGCATCTGCTGCTTTTGCAAATTGGTCTGGTGCAAGTGCACGCGAACAGCTGAGTGTGCGTCAGATCGAGATAGCCGATCGCACTCGCAGTCTGTACCGTGACGAATACAAACTCAGTCAGCGTAGTTTGAACGACCTATTGAGTGTTGAACAAGATGTTTACCAGGCAAACAGTGGTAACGTCTTGGCACACTTTGACGTTCAGGATGCAGCAATAAACTATGCTGTAGCAATAGACAATCTTTTGCCGTTGTTAGGTGTCGATAAAACCGCAGAAAAGGAATTACCCAGTATTCAATGA
- a CDS encoding GlsB/YeaQ/YmgE family stress response membrane protein, translating into MGIISWIIFGLIAGILAKWIMPGKDDGGFIMTVVLGIIGAVVGGYVSTFFGMGRVDGFNLGSFVVAVVGALVVLFIYRKVRS; encoded by the coding sequence ATGGGTATCATTTCCTGGATCATTTTTGGTTTAATTGCCGGCATTTTGGCTAAGTGGATCATGCCTGGCAAAGATGATGGTGGTTTTATCATGACCGTTGTACTGGGGATTATCGGTGCAGTTGTCGGTGGCTATGTCAGTACATTCTTTGGTATGGGCCGAGTTGATGGTTTCAACTTAGGAAGCTTTGTCGTGGCTGTAGTGGGTGCCTTGGTGGTGCTTTTTATCTACAGAAAAGTCAGAAGCTAA
- a CDS encoding YncE family protein — protein MNAKMTTTRKFSERAVYPLLLLSTLMFSSVLHAQTESELLRKAVGKGAYEMVYSQGENALYLATSQSRKLDKGGVVYRLDPQTLEITQIIHNDIKPFGAAINPNTNTLYFGNTVNNSVTAIDGKTGEVTGRLVLDPRKRSDSVKPLAPRELVADATTDTVYITGLGDSSVVWVVDGKDLTLRATIAETGKLGTGLALDAATSRLYVTNADGELVTIDTQTNKIISRKKLDESKEHFLLNISLDPATHRAFITDSKQPQVLVADTRNGNILQKIDVPESLAVLFNPIRNEVYVTHRKEGTVSVIDAKSYKLLNTLKTPVHPNSLALSPDGQSLYVSVKQASSRDKEAIEPDDVVRITLK, from the coding sequence ATGAACGCCAAGATGACAACAACCCGAAAGTTTAGCGAACGTGCGGTTTATCCTCTTTTGCTCCTGAGCACGCTGATGTTTTCCTCTGTTCTACACGCACAAACAGAGTCTGAGTTACTGAGAAAAGCGGTGGGGAAAGGCGCTTACGAAATGGTGTACAGCCAGGGTGAAAATGCGCTGTATCTCGCTACTTCACAAAGCCGTAAGCTGGACAAAGGCGGGGTAGTTTATCGGCTTGATCCACAAACTCTAGAAATTACGCAGATCATTCATAATGATATCAAGCCTTTTGGTGCTGCAATCAATCCCAATACCAACACACTTTACTTCGGTAACACCGTTAATAACTCAGTGACCGCTATCGATGGAAAAACGGGTGAAGTAACCGGCCGCTTGGTATTGGATCCGCGTAAACGCTCTGATAGTGTCAAACCGCTGGCACCACGCGAACTGGTAGCCGATGCCACCACAGACACGGTTTATATTACTGGCTTGGGTGATTCAAGCGTGGTCTGGGTGGTTGATGGCAAGGATCTAACCTTGCGGGCTACTATCGCTGAAACAGGAAAGCTCGGCACCGGTTTAGCACTGGATGCCGCCACCAGTCGCCTATACGTAACTAATGCCGATGGCGAACTGGTCACTATCGATACCCAGACCAACAAAATTATCTCGCGTAAAAAGCTGGATGAGTCGAAAGAACATTTCTTGTTAAATATCAGTTTGGACCCAGCCACGCACCGTGCGTTCATTACCGATTCCAAACAACCGCAAGTATTGGTGGCCGATACTCGTAACGGCAATATTCTGCAAAAGATCGATGTGCCAGAATCACTGGCGGTGCTGTTTAACCCTATACGCAATGAAGTGTACGTTACTCACCGTAAAGAGGGCACCGTGAGCGTGATCGACGCCAAAAGCTATAAGTTGTTAAATACCCTTAAAACGCCGGTTCACCCGAACAGCCTGGCGCTGTCGCCAGATGGCCAGAGCCTATACGTGAGCGTAAAACAGGCATCAAGCCGTGATAAAGAAGCTATCGAGCCAGATGATGTGGTCCGCATTACGTTAAAGTGA
- a CDS encoding fimbrial protein has translation MYYINATGRPTPQSYFKGETQLERSTINQGYFKLNDNLDVRVEVGGQYIVPFNWTSLGPQTIRLDNGFGYSDRFTYGLRGRLSLRLRRDIIGGAVLLDRNVLVASVYRSISTTPPPALIPQDPEPAFEITLEGQIVPTPVECYIFGNQPTNVSFGDLNAADITADGSRYGQGISFNYLCNSGASLPIKLYLIANPSSFSDNYIATSNPDLGIVMKHGDTTVKPWSSFDSILLNGKGDDRVYVAPVKNPAAKTMSTGAFTATAVLIMSIQ, from the coding sequence TTGTATTATATTAATGCGACTGGCCGGCCTACCCCTCAGAGTTATTTTAAAGGCGAAACACAACTGGAACGCTCAACAATTAATCAAGGTTATTTTAAATTAAATGATAACCTTGATGTACGAGTTGAGGTAGGTGGCCAATATATTGTCCCTTTCAATTGGACATCGTTAGGACCGCAGACTATCCGTTTGGATAATGGTTTTGGTTATAGCGACCGATTCACTTATGGATTAAGGGGAAGACTTTCACTGAGATTACGTCGGGATATCATTGGCGGTGCCGTATTGCTGGACCGTAATGTCTTAGTGGCTTCTGTGTATCGTTCTATAAGTACGACCCCACCTCCAGCATTGATCCCACAGGATCCAGAGCCTGCTTTTGAAATCACTCTTGAAGGACAAATCGTTCCAACACCTGTTGAATGTTATATTTTTGGTAATCAACCGACTAATGTGAGTTTTGGCGATCTTAATGCAGCTGATATCACTGCTGATGGTAGTCGCTATGGTCAGGGTATTTCTTTTAATTATCTATGTAATAGTGGAGCTAGCCTACCAATAAAGCTTTACCTGATTGCCAACCCCAGTAGCTTCTCCGACAATTATATTGCTACTAGCAATCCCGATCTTGGCATTGTGATGAAACATGGCGACACAACGGTGAAACCCTGGAGTAGTTTCGATAGTATTTTGCTGAATGGCAAAGGCGACGATCGTGTGTATGTTGCCCCTGTCAAAAACCCTGCAGCCAAAACGATGAGTACCGGTGCTTTTACTGCAACTGCTGTTTTGATCATGTCGATTCAATAA
- a CDS encoding L,D-transpeptidase family protein gives MKMSIRALLTLFTALAAFSQAVFAVVYPLPDKDSRLVGENIQITVPADSKLPLESFAAQYQMGLSNMLEANPGVDPFLPLPGSTLTIPHQLILPNAPREGIIINSAEMRLYYYPKGTKTVIVLPIGIGELGKDTPLDWVTSVQRKKERPTWTPTAKMREEYAADGVILPPVYPAGPDNPMGLYALYVGRLYAIHGTNANFGIGLRVSHGCVRLRNDDIKYLFDSVPVGTRVQFINEPVKASVEPDGSRYLEVHNPLSASEEELKSKEPVPITISESVGKVLVDPTINQSEVDAAIQARSGMPVKVN, from the coding sequence ATGAAAATGAGCATTCGCGCGTTATTAACTCTGTTTACTGCCTTGGCTGCCTTCAGCCAGGCTGTTTTTGCCGTTGTATACCCTCTGCCAGACAAGGATAGTCGCCTAGTGGGCGAGAATATCCAGATCACCGTGCCTGCAGACAGCAAGTTGCCGTTGGAGAGCTTCGCGGCTCAATACCAGATGGGCTTGAGCAATATGCTGGAAGCTAACCCAGGCGTTGATCCATTTCTGCCGCTGCCTGGTAGCACTTTGACCATTCCACATCAACTGATCCTGCCAAATGCACCGCGTGAAGGCATCATCATCAATAGCGCAGAAATGCGCCTGTACTATTATCCTAAAGGTACTAAAACAGTGATCGTGTTGCCGATTGGTATCGGCGAGCTGGGCAAAGATACCCCGCTGGACTGGGTCACATCCGTACAGCGCAAAAAGGAACGACCAACCTGGACGCCGACGGCTAAAATGCGTGAAGAGTATGCTGCGGATGGGGTGATCTTACCCCCTGTATACCCGGCAGGCCCGGATAACCCAATGGGGTTGTATGCGCTGTATGTTGGCCGCCTATACGCTATTCATGGCACCAACGCCAACTTTGGCATCGGCCTGCGTGTAAGTCACGGCTGTGTTCGTTTGCGTAATGATGACATTAAATACCTGTTCGACAGCGTGCCAGTAGGCACCCGTGTGCAGTTTATTAACGAACCAGTGAAAGCTTCTGTTGAACCAGACGGTTCGCGCTATCTGGAAGTGCATAACCCGCTTTCAGCCTCTGAGGAAGAATTGAAGTCGAAAGAACCCGTTCCGATCACCATTTCTGAATCAGTAGGCAAAGTTCTAGTTGATCCCACCATCAACCAAAGCGAAGTGGACGCTGCCATTCAAGCGCGCTCCGGTATGCCGGTTAAAGTGAATTAA
- the ampH gene encoding D-alanyl-D-alanine-carboxypeptidase/endopeptidase AmpH, with product MKTSLSSLLLMLSISTSPLAGLAASSQLTSQIVDNYAEHIFYNSGATGMALVVIDGNQVVNRSFGDTKPGNNQRPRSDSLIRIASITKLMTSEVMVKLAEEGKVKITDPLRKYAPKGAHVPSYNSRQPITLLNLATHTSALPREMPGKKPPKTPVFIWPTKAQRWQWLAHASITVPPGVRASYSNLAYDLLADALANASGKPYGALLREKITAPLGMVDTTLTPSAEQCSRLMVAAKGPSICRDTTAAAGSGGVYSTPRDMQRWMQQFLSSNVTGSRKPTAMSEQTMYFQRQDLVSLTGMDVPGEASALGLGWVYMAPKDSLPGIIQKTGGGGGFITYMAMVPQQNIGVFVVVTRSELTKFTNMSDPVNRLVADLVANKS from the coding sequence TTGAAAACCTCACTCTCCTCGTTATTGCTAATGCTGAGCATAAGCACTTCGCCGCTGGCAGGCCTTGCCGCCAGTTCACAACTGACCTCGCAGATTGTCGATAACTATGCCGAACATATCTTTTATAACAGCGGCGCAACCGGGATGGCACTGGTAGTAATTGACGGCAATCAGGTGGTCAACCGCAGTTTTGGCGATACCAAACCGGGTAATAATCAGCGCCCTCGCTCTGACTCCCTGATCCGTATCGCCTCCATCACCAAGCTGATGACCAGCGAAGTGATGGTTAAACTGGCGGAGGAAGGAAAAGTTAAAATCACCGATCCGCTGCGCAAATATGCGCCCAAAGGGGCCCATGTACCATCGTACAACTCACGCCAACCCATTACTTTGCTGAATCTGGCGACCCATACCAGCGCCTTGCCTCGCGAAATGCCAGGCAAAAAACCGCCCAAAACGCCGGTTTTCATTTGGCCAACCAAAGCACAACGCTGGCAATGGCTGGCACATGCCAGCATCACCGTACCACCAGGCGTGCGAGCGTCCTATTCCAATCTGGCTTACGATTTGCTGGCGGATGCCCTGGCAAATGCCTCAGGCAAGCCGTATGGCGCATTGTTGCGTGAAAAGATCACTGCCCCTCTGGGAATGGTGGATACCACGCTCACCCCCAGTGCCGAACAGTGCTCACGCCTGATGGTCGCGGCCAAAGGGCCTAGCATCTGCCGCGATACTACCGCAGCGGCAGGCAGCGGTGGTGTTTACTCTACCCCGCGCGATATGCAGCGCTGGATGCAGCAGTTCCTCTCTTCCAACGTTACCGGCTCGCGCAAACCGACGGCGATGAGCGAGCAAACCATGTACTTCCAGCGCCAGGATCTCGTGTCACTGACAGGAATGGATGTGCCAGGTGAAGCCTCTGCCTTAGGGCTAGGGTGGGTCTACATGGCGCCCAAAGACAGCCTGCCGGGGATCATCCAGAAAACCGGTGGAGGTGGCGGCTTTATTACTTATATGGCGATGGTGCCACAGCAAAATATTGGCGTGTTCGTGGTAGTTACCCGCTCTGAACTGACCAAATTTACTAATATGAGCGATCCCGTCAATAGGCTGGTAGCGGATTTGGTGGCGAACAAAAGCTAA
- a CDS encoding DUF1435 domain-containing protein: MLAAVITACGMWGVSWYLGDRLASAWGVLLPCALMPFLAMFEPDMMQLRTLIVIAMLATLVMLFNSRWRHYLLLPSSMALAGGLAAISLRFSFG, from the coding sequence ATGCTAGCTGCTGTGATTACCGCGTGTGGGATGTGGGGTGTCAGTTGGTATCTGGGTGACCGACTTGCCAGCGCTTGGGGAGTGTTATTACCCTGTGCCCTGATGCCATTTCTGGCAATGTTCGAGCCGGACATGATGCAGTTGCGTACCTTGATCGTCATCGCTATGTTGGCGACGCTGGTGATGTTGTTCAATAGCCGCTGGCGTCACTACCTGCTGCTTCCTTCCAGTATGGCGCTGGCCGGTGGGTTAGCGGCGATCAGTCTGCGTTTCAGCTTTGGCTAA
- the rsmC gene encoding 16S rRNA (guanine(1207)-N(2))-methyltransferase RsmC, protein MSAFTPASEVMLRHSDEFIERRVLFAGDLQDTLPAQFEAADVRVHTQQYHHWQLLNRTMGENAQFGLTVDPAFVAECDTLVYYWPKSKQEAQFQLCNILALLPIGAEIFVVGENRSGVRSAEPTLEGYVQLAKIDSARRCGLYHGRIDVQTEFDLSDWWESYQLHDLNVKTLPGVFSRDGLDIGSSLLLSTLDKHMKGKLLDVGCGAGVMASVVSRMSPKMKLTLSDVNAAAVESSRATLAANGIEGEVIVSNVYSDITGRFDLIISNPPFHDGLATSLTAAETLIRGAVKHLPIGGQLRIVANAFLPYPDILDATFGSHEVLAQNGRFKVYQATVGRPPRDPKKKK, encoded by the coding sequence ATGTCTGCATTCACCCCCGCCAGTGAAGTTATGCTGCGCCACAGTGATGAATTTATTGAACGCCGCGTGCTGTTCGCTGGCGATTTGCAGGATACTCTCCCCGCCCAATTCGAGGCTGCGGATGTCCGTGTCCACACTCAGCAATACCATCACTGGCAGTTACTGAACCGGACGATGGGCGAAAATGCACAATTCGGCCTGACGGTAGATCCTGCCTTCGTCGCAGAATGCGACACGCTGGTTTATTACTGGCCAAAGAGCAAGCAGGAGGCCCAGTTCCAACTGTGTAATATCTTGGCTCTGCTGCCAATTGGGGCGGAAATCTTTGTCGTCGGTGAAAACCGCAGCGGTGTGCGTAGTGCTGAGCCAACGCTAGAGGGCTACGTCCAACTTGCCAAGATAGACAGTGCACGCCGTTGTGGCCTTTATCATGGCCGCATTGATGTTCAGACAGAGTTTGATCTGTCCGACTGGTGGGAAAGCTATCAGCTACACGATCTTAACGTTAAGACGCTACCCGGCGTCTTCAGCCGCGACGGTCTGGATATCGGCAGTTCATTGCTGCTTTCCACGTTGGATAAACACATGAAAGGCAAATTGCTGGACGTTGGCTGTGGTGCAGGCGTTATGGCATCGGTGGTATCCAGAATGTCACCGAAAATGAAACTGACCCTTAGCGATGTCAATGCAGCGGCCGTCGAGTCCAGCCGCGCTACGCTGGCAGCCAACGGGATCGAAGGGGAGGTGATCGTCAGTAACGTTTACTCCGATATTACTGGGCGCTTTGATCTGATCATTTCTAATCCTCCTTTCCACGACGGTTTGGCCACCAGCCTGACCGCAGCAGAAACGCTGATCCGCGGGGCAGTCAAACACCTGCCAATCGGTGGTCAATTACGCATTGTCGCTAACGCCTTTCTACCTTATCCAGATATTCTGGACGCCACTTTCGGTAGCCACGAAGTGTTGGCGCAGAATGGCCGCTTCAAAGTGTATCAAGCCACCGTGGGCCGCCCACCTCGCGATCCGAAGAAGAAAAAGTAA
- a CDS encoding DNA polymerase III subunit psi: MASRRDWLLQQLGITQWTLRRPGVLQGEVAVSVPPNVRLLVVAQDLPDHHDPLFCDVLHSLDLIPLQTYSLTPEQAAMLPENTECNSWRLGVAEPLAVAGAQLYSPALAELSQDAGAKRALWQQICHYEQHFYPDNGRSGHSLQD, from the coding sequence ATGGCATCAAGACGCGACTGGCTGTTACAACAACTGGGTATTACGCAGTGGACATTGCGCCGCCCAGGCGTGTTGCAGGGCGAAGTTGCAGTGAGTGTGCCGCCCAACGTGCGTTTGCTGGTGGTGGCGCAGGATTTGCCGGATCATCATGACCCTCTATTCTGCGATGTGCTGCATAGCTTGGATCTGATACCGCTACAAACCTATAGCTTGACACCGGAGCAGGCAGCGATGCTGCCCGAAAATACTGAATGCAACAGTTGGCGGCTGGGCGTTGCGGAACCGCTTGCGGTGGCCGGTGCGCAGCTATACAGCCCGGCGTTGGCCGAGCTTTCTCAAGATGCGGGTGCGAAACGTGCACTCTGGCAGCAGATTTGTCACTATGAACAACATTTCTATCCTGACAATGGCCGATCTGGCCACAGCCTTCAAGATTGA
- the rimI gene encoding ribosomal protein S18-alanine N-acetyltransferase produces the protein MNNISILTMADLATAFKIEQSSHAFPWTAATFASNQGERYLNLKLEVDGQMAGFAITQIVLDEATLFNIAIHPDWQRQGLGRTLLNALVEQLVTRGIVTLWLEVRASNLVAIALYEDLGFNEVTVRSNYYPAANGREDAIVMALPLG, from the coding sequence ATGAACAACATTTCTATCCTGACAATGGCCGATCTGGCCACAGCCTTCAAGATTGAACAATCCAGCCACGCGTTTCCTTGGACTGCAGCGACCTTCGCAAGTAATCAGGGCGAACGTTACCTTAACCTGAAGTTGGAAGTGGATGGGCAGATGGCCGGATTTGCCATTACCCAGATAGTATTGGACGAAGCCACGCTGTTTAATATCGCTATCCACCCAGATTGGCAACGCCAAGGGTTGGGCCGTACCTTGCTTAACGCCTTGGTAGAGCAGCTGGTAACACGGGGCATTGTCACGTTATGGCTAGAGGTGCGTGCTTCTAATCTGGTGGCAATAGCGCTTTATGAAGATCTCGGTTTTAACGAAGTGACGGTCCGTAGCAACTATTATCCTGCAGCTAATGGCCGTGAGGATGCGATCGTCATGGCCCTGCCATTGGGGTAA
- a CDS encoding site-specific integrase, giving the protein MALSDTWLRSTLGKEQEKILVKTDRDGLSVRVSLKGKITFQYRYRWGSKSERVDVGTYPAMSLKDARDAAIRLRGEIENNRNPRVVKATERIKAVGALTVQQVIEQWYESYCEKNKKNAGEIKRSFELHVFPKIGAVPHESANFHMWLSLLEQLTVKLPSIADRVLVNAKQAHRWAMRRQLVTNTPLTDLTSKELGVEIGTGERVLSHDEIALLWRCMEESRMTPKNALFIKLCLLFGCRGGELRLARVSDFDMGRKVWTVPPENHKMGTKTGKPLLRPIIPAAEEMIEECRRHNAGTQWLFVNTGKKTMMGKTVALSLPYNVMQFARRKFGIDMPHWSIHDLRRTMRTNLSDLTEPHIAEIMLGHKLPGVWQVYDKSDYLDEQCKAYAKWWARVESIVCGDGKVIEFTHTKSVGKR; this is encoded by the coding sequence ATGGCGCTGTCTGATACCTGGTTGCGATCCACTCTCGGCAAAGAGCAAGAAAAGATACTCGTCAAGACTGACCGCGATGGCTTATCCGTTCGCGTCTCACTGAAAGGCAAGATCACGTTTCAGTATCGTTATCGATGGGGATCGAAATCAGAGCGCGTTGATGTTGGCACCTACCCGGCGATGAGCCTTAAGGATGCTCGTGACGCTGCCATCCGATTACGTGGCGAGATAGAGAACAACCGCAACCCTCGCGTTGTGAAAGCCACGGAGCGCATCAAGGCGGTTGGCGCGCTTACTGTCCAGCAAGTGATAGAGCAGTGGTATGAATCCTATTGCGAGAAGAACAAGAAGAACGCCGGAGAGATTAAGCGATCCTTTGAGTTGCACGTTTTTCCGAAGATCGGCGCGGTGCCACACGAAAGCGCCAATTTCCACATGTGGCTATCACTGCTCGAACAACTCACGGTAAAACTGCCAAGCATTGCAGATCGCGTTCTCGTCAACGCCAAACAGGCCCATCGTTGGGCCATGCGTCGCCAACTGGTAACCAATACCCCGTTAACCGATCTGACGTCAAAGGAATTGGGGGTAGAGATTGGCACTGGCGAACGAGTGCTATCTCACGATGAAATAGCGTTGCTCTGGCGATGTATGGAAGAAAGCCGTATGACGCCCAAGAACGCGCTATTTATCAAGCTTTGCTTGCTGTTCGGTTGTCGCGGGGGTGAGCTTAGGCTGGCTAGGGTGAGTGATTTTGATATGGGAAGGAAGGTATGGACGGTGCCTCCGGAAAATCACAAGATGGGGACCAAAACAGGCAAGCCACTCTTGCGGCCAATCATACCTGCAGCGGAAGAGATGATCGAGGAATGCAGGCGGCATAACGCCGGAACTCAGTGGCTTTTTGTCAATACGGGAAAGAAAACCATGATGGGGAAAACCGTAGCCCTATCTCTGCCTTACAACGTTATGCAGTTTGCCAGGCGAAAGTTTGGTATTGATATGCCGCATTGGTCTATCCATGACCTACGCAGAACGATGAGAACAAACCTGTCAGACCTGACCGAGCCACATATAGCCGAGATAATGTTAGGACATAAGTTGCCGGGTGTCTGGCAGGTTTATGATAAGAGCGATTACCTTGATGAACAGTGCAAGGCATATGCCAAGTGGTGGGCGAGGGTTGAATCTATCGTGTGCGGTGATGGGAAGGTTATAGAGTTTACTCACACGAAGTCTGTCGGTAAGCGATAA
- a CDS encoding helix-turn-helix domain-containing protein, translating to MRAMKFTQRNKEAIMNDNFYMTTKDIAELFGRSEQTILNWRKKKPNFPKPAIKSCPNLYRRSDVIAYRQTSCE from the coding sequence ATGCGTGCCATGAAGTTTACGCAGAGAAATAAAGAGGCAATAATGAATGACAACTTTTACATGACAACGAAAGATATTGCCGAACTTTTTGGCAGAAGTGAGCAGACTATACTCAATTGGAGGAAAAAGAAGCCAAACTTCCCGAAACCGGCGATAAAGAGCTGCCCTAACCTTTACCGCCGCTCTGATGTTATCGCTTACCGACAGACTTCGTGTGAGTAA
- a CDS encoding lambda exonuclease family protein yields MTPEIILERTGIDILTVEQGDESWLKLRLGVITASCVSAVISKPRSGTKWTDTKTTYFNSLIAEVCTGVAPEVKARPLAWGKDHEAEARSLFEFIFGVTVKDSPIIYRDESMRTACSPDGLCSDGVGLELKCPYTTAQYIKFRLGGFDAIKADYMAQVQYSMWVTGCEAWHFANYDPRMKRENLHFVTVERDSEFMQRFDDEVPDFIEKMDLALDEIGFKFGEQWR; encoded by the coding sequence ATGACGCCAGAAATCATTCTAGAACGCACTGGCATCGACATTCTAACCGTCGAACAGGGTGATGAAAGCTGGCTGAAATTGCGCCTCGGAGTTATCACAGCCTCGTGTGTATCTGCAGTTATATCCAAGCCACGCAGCGGCACAAAGTGGACTGATACAAAGACTACGTATTTTAACTCACTGATCGCGGAGGTATGCACGGGAGTAGCGCCAGAGGTAAAGGCTAGGCCGCTGGCATGGGGAAAGGATCACGAAGCGGAAGCACGTTCGCTATTTGAATTTATTTTCGGCGTGACCGTTAAAGACTCGCCGATCATCTATCGCGATGAGTCAATGCGCACGGCGTGCTCCCCTGATGGCCTGTGCTCGGATGGCGTTGGCCTTGAGCTTAAATGCCCTTACACCACCGCGCAGTACATAAAATTCAGGCTTGGCGGCTTCGACGCGATAAAGGCTGATTACATGGCGCAGGTTCAATACTCAATGTGGGTTACCGGCTGTGAGGCTTGGCATTTCGCAAACTACGATCCGCGCATGAAACGTGAAAACCTGCACTTTGTGACTGTTGAGAGAGACTCTGAATTTATGCAGCGCTTTGACGATGAGGTGCCGGATTTTATCGAAAAGATGGATCTTGCGCTGGATGAAATCGGCTTCAAATTTGGCGAACAGTGGAGGTAG